From the Nitrospirota bacterium genome, the window TCAGGAAGAATGCCGATAAACTCTTCGATCGGCTCGAGAAAGAAGAAGATAAACGAGCGCCGAAGTAAGGGCTCTAACTCATCGATTGCCAATGGCTGCATGTGCGAGGAGGTATCGCGTGATCGTGATGGATCGTGGACGAATCGGGGTTATGGCGCTGGCGGTGCTGTTGTTGGCCGGTTGTGCGCAGGAAACGAAAATTACCAGGGTCGATTCCGGGGTCGTCACGGATCTGAGTGGGCGGTGGAACGATACCGATTCCAGGATCGTCGCGGAATCTATGGTCAAAGAGGCGTTGGAGTATCCCTGGCTCAATAATTTTGCCAGTTCGAAGCATCGCCAACCGGTCGTGGTCGTCGGGGCCATTCAGAATAGCAGTCACGAACATATCAACGTCAACACGTTTGTGACCGATCTTGAACGTGAGCTGACGAACTCCCAGAAAGTCACATTCGTGGCGGGAAAGGGCGATCGCGACGAACTACGCACTGAGCGCAAAGAGCAGGCGATGTATGCGCGTGAGGATACGCAGAAAGCGCCGGGAAAAGAGATCGGTGCCGATTATATGATGAAGGGCACTATTGCCACGATTCTCGACGAGGCCGACGGGACGAAGGCGGTATTTTACCAGGTCGATCTCCAGATGGTAGATTTGGAAAGCAATGCCAAGGTCTGGTATGGCCAGAAGAAGATCAAGAAAGTTGTCGAAAAGAAACGTTCCATTTTTTAGGTTCCAGAACCTCCGTTGAGCTGTCTTGCCTCACGCCCCACCGCCCTTCTTCAGGCACGGTGGGGCTTTTTTATTTTCATTCAGTCTCTTGCGGCCTTGGTGGCCTTGTCGCTGCTGGCCGGATGCGGTCCCTCGGTCAATCGGTATCTCCTCATTGAAGCCAGTCTTCGCGCCCACGACCCCAAGGGCGCCGATGCCATTGTCGCAGCAGCAGAGAAAGAGTATGGATCGAAAAGCCGCGTCCTCTACGGTATGGACCGAGGCATGACGCTTCAACTTGCCGGCGAGTATCAGCAGAGTAACGCGGTGCTCGAACAGGCAGAGGATGAGGTCGATCGCCTCTACACGAGGAGGATCCGAACGGAGACGCTCGCGTTCATGACGAACGATACGGCGTTACCCTATGAGGGTGATCCCTATGAGCAGGTGCTCATCAATGTCTTGAAGGCCCTCAATTATGCGACGGTGGGCCAGTGGCAGGATGCGCTGGTCGAGGCCCGGCGTATCGATCATCGGCTCAATGTCCTGTCGGATCGGACCAAGGAGAAGAATGCCTATCGGGATGACGGTTTCGCCCGCTATCTGACCGGCATTCTGTATGAGAGCACCGGGGATGTGAATAATGCGTTTATTGCCTATCGGAAGGCGTACGAGACTCTTGAGGCGACCCGCGCATGGTCCCATACGGCGGTTCCCTCTCAGCTGCGGGCCGATCTGCTACGAACGGCCGAGGCGCTGCACTTCACGCAAGAGTTGGCCGAGTACCAACAGGCTTTTTCCGAGACGAGATGGGAGAGCAGTCAGGCGTTGCAACAACTCGCTCAAGTGGTTGTGATCAGCTATAATGGCCGCGCGCCACACAAGGAGGATCAGTTTCTTGATCTGCCGATCAGTCTCGATGCCCTCCAGTTGGTGCTGTTGAATCGCGGAATGTCGCAATCGAATCGGCAATCCAATCGAGGGGTGGACACGGTTTTGTATGGACTGAATGGCCGCGTCGTTCGTGTGGCCTTGCCACGTCTCGTTCCACAGCAGACGCACGTGAAGGTTGATACCGTTAATCTGATTTCCGACAATGGTTCGCGGGTGACGGTGAACACGGAGTTGGCGCATAACGTGACGGCACAAGCAGATAAAGCGCTGTCAGAACGAATGGCCGGCATCACCGTCAAGGCCCTTGCCCGTGCTGCTACAAAGTTCGCCCTGGCCGAGGGAGCGACGAGAGGAGCGCAGCAGGCAGCGGGAAAAGATGCGGCGCCCTGGGTAGGTTTGCTCGTCGGACTATTGACGAAAGGACTGGCCGTGGCATCCGAAGAAGCCGACAAGCGGAGCTGGCAGACATTGCCCGACGAAATCCATCTTGCGCGGGTCTGGGTTCCCGCTGGTCGCTACCAGGTGCAGGATTCAGCCAGTGGGCCGCTTGACCCGATGAAGCCTGAAACCATGCGGACCCTCTCTCTTGGACCTGGCGAAACTGCAGTCGTGATCCAGCGGGTGATGCCATGAGAGACGGATCGTCGTTTGTGTGCCGGATCGGGATGGCGCTGATTACGTTGTGTGCTTTTTCCGGCTGTTCCTGGTTTGGAGGACATGCGAAACCAGACTGGATCGACGGGGTGAGTACGGCCTATCCGTCCGGACAATATCTGTTGGGTGTGGGACAGGCGGAAAGTCGTGCGACAGCTGAAGATCGCGCCTATGCCGCAGTGGCCAGGATTTTTAAAGCCGAGGTGAGTGCGCAAGCCAAAGATTGGGAGTCGTATCTGCTGATCGAACAGCGGGGGCAGAGCAACGCTGAACGGCGTCTGACCCTCGACAATCTGACGAGTGTGTCGACCGACAAAGTGTTGGAGAACGTCAAGATCGTCGATCGGTGGGTCGATGGGCACAGCGGCCTCCACTATGTCTTGGCGGGGATGCAGCGGTCGCAGGCAGAGGCCTCGTTCATGGAAAAGATCACCGAGCTTGATCGATCGATCGGAGACGATGTCGGTGAGGCTCGCCGCCCCTCCGATAAGTTGGCCAAAGCCAGAGCATTAAGACGGGCTGCTAGAAACTTGGTGCTGCGTGAGACCTATAATGCCGACCTCCGTGTGATTCGTCCGAGTGGGCAGGGCACAGCCGCGGCCTACCGCGTGAGTGAGCTCACGCGTGAGCTCGAGCAATTCCTCGCGACGAATCTTGTGATCGCGGTGGTGGTGACCGGCGATCAGGCTGAACCGGTTCAACGTGCCTTGACGGAGGGTCTGTTGAAGGAAGGGTTGCAGGTTACGAGTCGTCCTGGGGGTGGAGATCGATCGATGGGCGGCGATACTAACGGTCCATCTCCGGAGCTGCTGGTGAGGGGCATGGTACGGGTATGGCCCATCGACGTGCGCGATCCGCAGTTCAAGTTCGTGCGTTGGTGTAGCGATTTCGAAGTTGTGGATGTCGCCAGCCAGCGAGTAGTCGGCGCTTTGTCAAAGGGTGGGAAGGAAGGCCATTTGTCTGAGCGTGAGGCGACAGCCAAAGTTGTGCGTGTCATGCAGCATGAGTTTTCTGCCGATGTGGCGAAGGCCATTGCGGCGCATGTGTATGGAGAGGCGGAATTGCCGGCATTATCAAGCCAGCTTGCGGGATGTCCGCGGGACGGGCAGGTCTCTATGCCGGCGTCAGCACCCCATTAATTCAGAGAGAGAGGGAAGTATGGCCAAAGCGAAATCAGGAGCAGGACAAACAACCACTCGTGCACCACGGAGCCGTGGCCGCGGGTTGACGGTCACACATCAGCGAGTCCCCAGCCGTTTAGCGAAACGCCGGCTTGGCGATCGCCTCAAGAACGACACCGCGTCGTTCAACCAGGGGAATCTGGCCGATAAGTTTCGGAAAGAGGGGTATGACGAGTTACCGCTGGATGAAATCCAAGATCGGCTCTCGAAAATGCCGGGCCCCTTGGCTGCCATCATTCTGAAGGGGAGGATCTGATCGCATGCCGTACTACTATTTCGACTCAACGGCTTTGGTGAAACGGTACAGCATGGAGCGCGGTACGCGTATCATCGGCAAGCTGATGGTGAAGCGGGGCATGGTCGCGATTGTGCCAACGTGGTCCGTCACCGATTTTTATACGGCATTCTCAAATCGAGCCCACCACAGAGATATCACCCGTGACGATTGTTACTCGGTGATTCATAAGTTCGAGAAAGAGTCGCAGGAGGGTCTCTTCCAGTTCATCGCCCCGACGATGCAGACCTATTTGGCGACCAAAGAACTTGCCCTGGAGTATCCGGCCCTCCGCTCACCGCAGGTCTTGCATTTGGCGCTGGCGTTGGAGCTCAAGCCGTTACGCTTGACTGTCGTCAGTGCCGATCAGCAATTGCTGACGGCCTGTC encodes:
- a CDS encoding penicillin-binding protein activator LpoB, encoding MDRGRIGVMALAVLLLAGCAQETKITRVDSGVVTDLSGRWNDTDSRIVAESMVKEALEYPWLNNFASSKHRQPVVVVGAIQNSSHEHINVNTFVTDLERELTNSQKVTFVAGKGDRDELRTERKEQAMYAREDTQKAPGKEIGADYMMKGTIATILDEADGTKAVFYQVDLQMVDLESNAKVWYGQKKIKKVVEKKRSIF
- a CDS encoding LPP20 family lipoprotein; this encodes MRDGSSFVCRIGMALITLCAFSGCSWFGGHAKPDWIDGVSTAYPSGQYLLGVGQAESRATAEDRAYAAVARIFKAEVSAQAKDWESYLLIEQRGQSNAERRLTLDNLTSVSTDKVLENVKIVDRWVDGHSGLHYVLAGMQRSQAEASFMEKITELDRSIGDDVGEARRPSDKLAKARALRRAARNLVLRETYNADLRVIRPSGQGTAAAYRVSELTRELEQFLATNLVIAVVVTGDQAEPVQRALTEGLLKEGLQVTSRPGGGDRSMGGDTNGPSPELLVRGMVRVWPIDVRDPQFKFVRWCSDFEVVDVASQRVVGALSKGGKEGHLSEREATAKVVRVMQHEFSADVAKAIAAHVYGEAELPALSSQLAGCPRDGQVSMPASAPH
- a CDS encoding type II toxin-antitoxin system VapC family toxin; the encoded protein is MPYYYFDSTALVKRYSMERGTRIIGKLMVKRGMVAIVPTWSVTDFYTAFSNRAHHRDITRDDCYSVIHKFEKESQEGLFQFIAPTMQTYLATKELALEYPALRSPQVLHLALALELKPLRLTVVSADQQLLTACRSAGLHIINPEED